One genomic window of Kosmotoga olearia TBF 19.5.1 includes the following:
- a CDS encoding glycosyltransferase family 4 protein, with protein sequence MNLRIALISFSNNYDMQKYLYTLYNNLKEKAFTITIGSTKLIDNVDIDKHNFLIDVPNKPGIEFRTLNFSSLSRLIRIIKLHKINVVYYLSSHIWNIFLYPHLKRNNISILHSIHDPIPHPNEGKGLFIYNYNRLISKYTDLIILHSKNFKDLFCRKYNFPEKKVSILNLWHQWLDFNELKTDNTLLFFGRINPYKGVLTFKKIAQKVSNKIFIVGKVHKKIKQEVYELPRNFSHIKLIDRYVSEKEMNTFFDNAGLVLLPYKSATQSGVIIEAYRHSRPVVAFNTGAINEQIIDKKTGFLVHEGDVDGFVCAIDYYKKLDFSEKVAMCRNAWEFGKLKYSPSKAAENIVNISLKILSKKLA encoded by the coding sequence TTGAATTTAAGGATAGCTCTTATTAGCTTTTCGAATAATTATGATATGCAAAAATACCTTTATACGCTATATAATAATTTAAAAGAAAAAGCATTCACAATAACCATTGGTAGCACAAAATTAATTGATAATGTAGATATAGATAAACATAATTTTCTAATTGATGTTCCCAACAAGCCAGGAATTGAATTTAGAACTTTAAATTTTTCATCACTTAGCAGACTTATAAGAATAATAAAACTGCATAAAATCAACGTAGTTTATTATTTAAGTTCTCATATATGGAATATATTTTTGTATCCACATTTAAAAAGAAATAATATTAGTATTCTTCATAGCATTCATGATCCCATTCCTCATCCGAATGAGGGAAAGGGTTTGTTTATATACAATTATAATAGACTAATTTCTAAATATACAGACCTTATAATTCTTCACAGCAAAAACTTTAAGGATCTATTTTGTAGAAAATACAATTTTCCTGAAAAAAAAGTTAGCATTCTTAATCTTTGGCACCAATGGTTAGATTTTAATGAATTAAAAACCGACAATACATTGCTTTTTTTCGGACGAATCAATCCGTATAAAGGGGTTCTTACTTTTAAAAAAATTGCCCAAAAGGTCTCTAATAAAATCTTTATCGTTGGAAAAGTTCACAAGAAAATAAAACAAGAAGTCTATGAATTACCCAGGAATTTTAGTCATATAAAGTTAATTGATAGATATGTTTCAGAAAAAGAAATGAATACTTTTTTTGATAACGCAGGTTTAGTATTATTGCCTTATAAATCCGCAACACAATCTGGAGTTATAATTGAAGCTTATAGACATTCAAGACCAGTGGTAGCTTTTAATACGGGAGCTATAAATGAACAGATAATTGATAAGAAAACGGGGTTCTTAGTTCATGAAGGTGACGTAGATGGCTTTGTTTGTGCAATAGACTACTACAAAAAATTAGATTTTAGTGAAAAGGTAGCGATGTGCAGAAATGCATGGGAATTTGGAAAGTTGAAATATTCACCTTCTAAAGCAGCCGAAAATATAGTTAATATCTCACTGAAAATACTTAGTAAAAAGCTTGCATAA
- a CDS encoding type II toxin-antitoxin system VapC family toxin, which translates to MPKTIEENEKYLEVLTFIFKKIDIGSIKAFSSVLTLAEVLVRPFVKGEQHLINEYISIFTSCENLSLIPVEKEIAVLAAKIRAKNGLKLPDALHFATAKVYKCELFITNDKHFNGISDSEIQIVLLDDLLDKNV; encoded by the coding sequence TTGCCAAAAACAATAGAAGAGAATGAAAAATACCTCGAGGTTCTTACCTTCATTTTCAAAAAGATTGACATAGGATCTATAAAGGCTTTTTCGTCAGTCTTAACTCTTGCTGAAGTGCTGGTGCGACCATTTGTTAAAGGAGAACAGCATCTTATCAATGAGTATATTAGTATTTTTACAAGCTGTGAAAACCTTTCTTTGATCCCTGTGGAAAAAGAAATAGCAGTTTTGGCCGCCAAAATTAGAGCTAAGAATGGTTTGAAACTTCCTGATGCCCTCCATTTTGCGACAGCCAAAGTATATAAGTGCGAGTTGTTTATCACAAATGACAAACATTTCAATGGGATCTCAGATTCTGAGATACAGATAGTTTTACTTGATGATCTTCTGGATAAGAATGTCTGA
- a CDS encoding type IV toxin-antitoxin system AbiEi family antitoxin domain-containing protein gives MKLDSFFASYPVFTTTELKEYLKSWKSKAEKNYYLLLNYHLKQGRIIKICRSLYASVPANANPENFSPNPFLVAGKRTSDSILAYHTAQEYYGSAYSIHNVRTFITNRNIKPFEFRDIYYKPVKPPTTLLKKKKVNYGVKEIDIQGLKVRITCRERTFVDMLDRPDLSGGIEEVWRSLEMTEFLDMRVLFEYLKLLENSTTAAKVGFFLETHRKTFNVESSLLHEIEKLKPKSIHYLDRSRKEKTRVSKKWNLAIPESLLELEWEE, from the coding sequence ATGAAACTTGATTCCTTTTTCGCTAGCTATCCAGTTTTTACCACAACAGAACTAAAAGAATATCTCAAAAGCTGGAAATCAAAGGCAGAAAAAAACTATTACCTTCTTCTAAACTATCACTTAAAGCAAGGAAGGATTATCAAAATATGTAGAAGTCTCTATGCCAGTGTCCCGGCTAATGCTAATCCAGAAAACTTCTCTCCCAACCCTTTTTTGGTAGCAGGCAAACGAACTTCAGACTCGATTCTGGCTTATCACACTGCCCAAGAATATTATGGGAGTGCTTATTCAATACATAACGTAAGAACCTTCATTACAAATAGAAACATCAAGCCTTTTGAGTTCAGGGATATATATTACAAACCGGTCAAACCACCAACCACCCTTTTGAAAAAAAAGAAAGTTAATTACGGTGTAAAGGAGATAGATATCCAGGGACTAAAGGTACGTATTACCTGTCGTGAAAGAACATTCGTTGACATGCTTGATAGACCAGACCTTAGTGGAGGCATCGAAGAAGTATGGCGTTCTCTGGAAATGACCGAATTTCTCGATATGAGAGTGCTATTTGAATACTTGAAGCTCTTAGAAAATTCCACAACAGCAGCAAAAGTTGGATTCTTTCTTGAAACCCACCGTAAAACATTCAACGTTGAAAGCTCTCTTCTCCATGAAATCGAAAAATTGAAACCAAAATCAATACATTACTTAGATCGTTCAAGAAAGGAAAAAACACGAGTTTCCAAAAAATGGAACCTGGCAATCCCGGAATCATTGTTAGAACTCGAATGGGAGGAATAA
- a CDS encoding transposase has translation MTKTCKTHTAQRRRRTGKYKDPQSSWTKTTKGWEYGRKVHMSLDAQNLLIQDWMTTPAAVHDSTVAKAQIDSGQGYKYFLADSAYDSQQIYRYIFDCSSMIPVIDTNKRKGVSLEKQCQARWLGIQLRQIYAEKYKNRWEIERTINILQEYFNLEYIWYVRNRNYDAVLGLAILAYNLCVMFNILNSRPHRKVADIIGCY, from the coding sequence GTGACCAAGACTTGTAAAACCCATACAGCACAAAGACGAAGAAGGACAGGGAAATACAAAGACCCCCAATCCAGTTGGACAAAGACGACAAAAGGCTGGGAATACGGAAGAAAGGTACATATGAGTTTGGATGCACAGAACCTATTGATTCAAGATTGGATGACAACGCCAGCAGCTGTACACGATTCGACGGTGGCAAAGGCACAAATAGATTCTGGCCAGGGATATAAGTATTTCCTCGCAGACAGCGCATATGATTCGCAACAGATATACCGTTATATATTCGATTGTAGTAGCATGATACCAGTAATAGACACAAACAAAAGGAAAGGTGTATCACTGGAAAAACAGTGTCAGGCTCGTTGGCTGGGCATTCAATTGAGGCAAATATATGCGGAGAAGTATAAAAACCGTTGGGAGATAGAGAGAACGATTAACATTCTACAAGAATATTTCAATCTGGAATACATTTGGTATGTGAGAAACAGGAATTATGATGCGGTATTGGGTTTGGCCATATTGGCATACAATCTTTGTGTTATGTTCAATATCTTGAACAGCCGTCCTCACAGAAAGGTGGCTGATATTATTGGCTGTTACTGA
- a CDS encoding exopolysaccharide biosynthesis polyprenyl glycosylphosphotransferase translates to MKRLREVKYSLALFYFIILYIIQSLLLEWDISLFIQATILNISLLLGIYAFRGFDNFNIQSLNSSLVSYSIGSLIGALFSLMIVAFFKAKLPKEVFITALALSGVIFPIISTFTIRKVLSMIPPKRYLVIGNESEIGEIIREIEKASMEKVKIYGYMNPSSVALEQALSLSLFDSILVADQKLSRSVESILEKADSQGKSVEFLPLIVEQTLKRIPIELIDKFKEYYEIQFSSVKETPSKRVLDLFISVIAMIILSPVYLVIYLAILLDDGLPIIFKQMRVGLNGSNFIMHKFRSMKKDAESTGAKYATQQENNVTRIGKLMRPVRLDEIPQFYDILIGKMSFVGPRPEQPEFAKELAEALPYYNYRNKLKPGLTGWAQTNYKYAATIEEQAKKLSYDLYYIKNRSLLLDLLIILRTFETVVFRKGAK, encoded by the coding sequence TTGAAAAGATTACGCGAAGTGAAATATTCGTTAGCATTGTTCTATTTTATAATTTTATACATCATTCAATCCCTGTTACTCGAGTGGGATATTTCTCTTTTTATCCAGGCGACAATCTTAAACATTTCACTTCTCTTAGGCATCTACGCATTCCGGGGCTTTGATAATTTCAACATTCAATCATTAAATTCTAGTCTTGTCTCTTATTCTATAGGCTCTCTTATAGGTGCTCTCTTCTCTTTGATGATCGTAGCTTTTTTCAAAGCAAAACTTCCAAAAGAGGTGTTCATAACAGCTCTTGCACTTTCAGGTGTGATATTTCCAATAATCTCTACATTCACAATAAGAAAAGTGCTTTCCATGATCCCTCCAAAACGCTATCTCGTTATTGGGAATGAGTCAGAGATAGGAGAAATCATCCGAGAAATCGAAAAAGCTTCTATGGAAAAAGTAAAAATCTATGGATATATGAATCCTTCTTCTGTTGCTCTTGAACAAGCTCTTTCACTAAGTCTCTTTGATAGCATCCTCGTAGCCGACCAAAAGCTCTCCAGATCTGTAGAATCCATTCTCGAAAAAGCAGATTCACAGGGTAAATCAGTGGAATTCCTTCCCTTAATAGTCGAACAAACCCTGAAAAGAATCCCCATTGAACTGATAGATAAGTTCAAGGAGTATTATGAAATTCAATTCAGTTCAGTAAAAGAAACCCCTTCAAAAAGAGTTTTAGACCTATTCATTTCAGTAATAGCTATGATTATTCTTTCCCCTGTATATTTGGTAATATATCTGGCAATACTTCTGGACGATGGACTACCAATCATTTTCAAACAAATGCGCGTAGGCTTGAATGGCAGTAATTTTATCATGCATAAATTCAGGTCAATGAAAAAAGATGCGGAATCAACCGGTGCTAAATATGCCACCCAACAGGAAAACAACGTCACAAGAATCGGAAAATTAATGAGACCAGTCAGATTGGATGAAATTCCCCAGTTTTATGATATATTGATAGGAAAGATGTCCTTCGTGGGTCCAAGGCCAGAACAACCTGAATTCGCCAAAGAATTGGCAGAAGCTTTACCCTACTATAACTACCGCAATAAATTAAAACCCGGACTTACCGGTTGGGCTCAGACGAATTACAAATACGCTGCAACGATAGAAGAACAGGCAAAGAAACTAAGCTATGACCTTTACTACATAAAAAACAGATCGTTACTGCTCGATCTTCTGATAATTCTTAGAACGTTTGAAACTGTGGTATTCAGGAAGGGAGCTAAGTAA
- the istA gene encoding IS21 family transposase — translation MIQVHHIKYLREFKGKSLRSIANETGHDFRTVKKYDEMDDFNEYVQRRKKTSKLEPYKPKIDEWLEEDKRVKAKQRHTARRIYRRLCEEYPDFPLSERTVRAYVRRKKKELYSNEGYIPLDHPGGEAQADFGHAQFIEKGKETTLHYLNLSFPYSNGGYFQLFRGENLECLLEGLKNIFEHMGKVPRRIWFDNLSPVVKKILDGGEREVTEKFYRFCLHYGFEAVFCNPGRGNEKGNVENKVGYNRRNFFVPIPRIENLEDYNKKLLTLSEKDMERPHYRKGKSIKELFLEEKKKMLPLNEKPLDISRLQKVKTDKYGMLRFENNRYSVSPKCAEIEVWLKIGASEIEILDEDYKVLVKHPRLYGHNLQSLNWYPYLETLSKRPGALKYTGFYRELPPIWQEYFESCDYQEKKTSLKLLVKMLRETDMETARHALEISRKSERCNAETIFLSYRRLIQEEPSPFETGKEVPRLQTYTTDFKEYDSLVGERK, via the coding sequence ATGATCCAGGTACATCATATCAAATATCTGCGAGAATTTAAAGGGAAGTCATTGAGAAGCATAGCCAACGAGACGGGTCATGACTTCAGAACGGTGAAGAAATATGACGAAATGGACGATTTCAACGAGTATGTTCAACGCAGAAAGAAGACTTCCAAGCTCGAACCGTACAAGCCCAAAATAGATGAATGGCTGGAAGAAGACAAAAGAGTCAAAGCGAAACAGCGACACACTGCCAGAAGGATTTACAGGAGATTGTGTGAGGAATATCCAGATTTCCCCCTCAGTGAACGTACCGTGAGGGCATATGTGAGGAGGAAAAAGAAGGAATTATATTCCAACGAAGGTTATATACCTCTTGACCATCCTGGTGGTGAGGCACAAGCGGATTTCGGTCATGCTCAGTTCATTGAAAAGGGTAAAGAAACGACGTTGCATTATCTAAACCTTTCCTTTCCATACAGCAACGGAGGATATTTTCAATTATTTAGAGGGGAGAACCTTGAATGTTTGCTCGAGGGGTTAAAGAACATATTCGAACATATGGGAAAGGTTCCCAGGCGTATATGGTTCGACAACCTATCTCCCGTGGTGAAAAAAATCCTGGATGGAGGGGAAAGGGAAGTAACGGAGAAGTTTTACAGATTTTGCCTTCATTATGGATTTGAGGCGGTGTTTTGTAATCCTGGTCGGGGCAATGAAAAAGGCAATGTGGAGAACAAGGTTGGATATAACAGGCGAAACTTCTTTGTTCCCATACCCAGGATAGAAAACCTTGAGGACTACAACAAAAAACTCTTAACCCTCTCGGAGAAAGATATGGAAAGACCCCATTACCGAAAGGGGAAGAGCATTAAAGAACTATTTTTAGAAGAAAAGAAAAAGATGCTGCCACTAAACGAAAAGCCTTTGGATATTTCCAGGTTACAGAAGGTGAAGACAGACAAGTATGGGATGCTTCGTTTTGAAAACAACAGATACTCTGTATCTCCAAAATGTGCGGAAATAGAAGTGTGGTTGAAGATAGGGGCGTCGGAGATAGAGATACTGGATGAAGACTACAAAGTACTCGTAAAACACCCAAGATTGTACGGACACAACCTCCAATCTCTGAATTGGTATCCATACCTTGAGACCTTGAGCAAAAGGCCAGGTGCGTTAAAATACACAGGATTTTACAGGGAATTGCCTCCTATTTGGCAAGAATACTTCGAATCCTGTGATTACCAGGAAAAGAAAACCAGCCTGAAGTTGTTGGTCAAAATGCTGCGCGAAACAGATATGGAAACCGCGAGACATGCACTGGAGATAAGCCGCAAGAGCGAACGCTGCAATGCTGAGACCATATTCCTATCGTACCGACGGTTGATCCAGGAAGAACCATCGCCCTTTGAAACAGGGAAGGAAGTACCGAGATTACAGACATACACAACCGATTTCAAGGAATACGATTCCCTGGTGGGTGAAAGGAAATGA
- the istB gene encoding IS21-like element ISKol3 family helper ATPase IstB, protein MKEIIAQYCKELRLGKSIVENYQRIQAETNEEFLLKLLKLEIENRRVSRKNRYLKQANFEVMKTFEDYSFDNVQIPQSITLEELQEGRFLEKKENLILYGPVGTGKTHMATAIGIVACNREKKVRFYRTATLVNELVEAKNNGTLKRFLKTLRKTDLLICDEWGYIPLDREGAQLLFQVIAERYERNSVIITTNLEFSKWNGIFYDDKLTSAIIDRLIHHCHLLVFTGRSYRLEHSSIKA, encoded by the coding sequence ATGAAAGAAATCATCGCTCAATACTGCAAAGAACTGAGATTGGGGAAAAGCATAGTGGAAAACTACCAAAGGATACAGGCAGAAACCAACGAAGAATTCCTTCTGAAACTACTAAAGCTGGAGATTGAAAACAGACGGGTATCACGTAAAAACCGTTACCTAAAACAAGCTAACTTTGAGGTAATGAAAACCTTCGAAGACTACAGTTTTGACAACGTACAGATACCCCAGAGTATAACATTGGAAGAACTACAAGAAGGGAGGTTTTTGGAAAAGAAAGAAAACCTAATACTGTATGGTCCTGTAGGAACAGGTAAAACACATATGGCAACAGCGATAGGCATCGTAGCCTGTAACCGGGAAAAGAAAGTTAGGTTTTACAGAACAGCTACACTGGTAAACGAACTTGTGGAAGCGAAAAACAATGGAACATTGAAAAGATTCTTGAAGACACTCAGAAAGACAGATTTGCTCATATGCGACGAATGGGGTTACATACCTCTAGACAGAGAAGGAGCACAACTCTTATTTCAAGTGATTGCAGAAAGATACGAAAGGAACAGTGTAATAATCACAACGAACCTTGAATTCAGTAAATGGAACGGGATATTCTACGACGACAAACTCACCAGTGCCATAATAGACAGATTAATTCACCATTGTCATTTACTGGTATTTACAGGCAGGAGTTACCGATTGGAACATTCGAGCATTAAGGCTTAG
- a CDS encoding ATP-binding protein: protein MFYNRIEELNTLKKYLNSDNLEFFILYGRRRVGKTALLKKAVYGKKGIFFVGRQVTGSTLLDAFSNEVARLFNLHGATFKSWEDALRFVFQKAKDENIYLVLDEFQYLVEASPELPSIIQMLVDHEESKIKLILCSSSISFMEKLLAYKSPVFGRKTGYMKLNPVKFEHSNDFLPDYDFHNLMKAYAITGGVPQYLNLFDTKKSISKNIIDLFLSSGAPLKEEPLFILSQELREPKIYQSILEALAFGYNRPGDIASKIGFSDSRKIQPYLHNLITLNIVQKEIPVTIKNPIRTRKGIYVISDPLFRFWYRFVFPYLQYLEFGQIEPVIEQLEKNFEQFVSFQFEKEARIFLSSTLGFDRIGRFWENDLEIDIIGKKRDQWFIGECKWRNRNITQSDLNTLYKKEKALGVKPSCYILVSKTGFKNNLEIMQNIMLVKLDRDKGWIIDKKCVLN, encoded by the coding sequence TTGTTTTACAACAGGATAGAGGAACTCAATACATTAAAGAAGTACCTCAATTCGGATAATCTTGAATTCTTTATACTTTATGGCAGAAGAAGAGTAGGAAAAACTGCTCTCTTGAAAAAAGCAGTATATGGGAAAAAAGGTATTTTCTTTGTCGGAAGACAGGTTACGGGCTCAACTCTTCTGGATGCTTTTTCAAATGAAGTGGCCCGGTTGTTCAATCTTCACGGTGCTACATTCAAAAGCTGGGAAGATGCTTTGAGATTTGTCTTCCAAAAAGCGAAGGATGAAAATATTTATCTCGTTCTTGACGAATTTCAGTACCTGGTTGAAGCCTCCCCCGAATTACCTTCAATTATTCAAATGCTTGTTGATCATGAAGAATCAAAGATAAAGCTGATCCTTTGTAGTTCAAGCATAAGCTTTATGGAAAAATTGCTTGCTTATAAAAGCCCCGTGTTCGGCAGAAAAACCGGATATATGAAACTCAATCCGGTGAAATTTGAGCATTCCAATGATTTCTTGCCTGATTACGACTTCCACAACCTGATGAAAGCATATGCAATCACTGGTGGGGTCCCACAATATTTGAACCTTTTCGACACAAAAAAGAGCATTTCTAAAAATATCATTGACCTATTTCTGAGCTCAGGTGCACCACTCAAAGAAGAACCCCTTTTCATACTATCCCAAGAGCTAAGGGAGCCAAAGATATATCAAAGCATACTTGAAGCGCTCGCCTTTGGTTACAATCGCCCTGGAGATATTGCCAGCAAAATAGGCTTTTCAGATTCAAGAAAGATTCAGCCATACCTGCATAACCTCATAACGTTAAACATAGTTCAAAAAGAAATACCGGTTACCATAAAGAACCCCATCAGAACGAGAAAAGGAATTTACGTAATTTCTGATCCGCTTTTCAGGTTCTGGTATCGCTTTGTTTTTCCTTACCTTCAATACCTTGAATTCGGGCAGATTGAGCCGGTAATCGAACAACTTGAAAAGAATTTTGAACAATTTGTCTCCTTCCAATTCGAAAAAGAAGCCAGGATCTTTCTGTCAAGCACACTGGGATTTGACAGAATTGGAAGGTTTTGGGAGAACGATCTGGAGATCGATATCATAGGAAAAAAGAGAGACCAGTGGTTTATTGGTGAATGTAAATGGAGAAATAGAAATATCACCCAAAGCGATTTGAATACACTCTATAAAAAAGAAAAGGCACTCGGTGTAAAACCATCGTGCTACATATTAGTCTCAAAAACAGGGTTCAAAAACAATTTAGAAATAATGCAAAACATAATGCTAGTAAAATTAGATCGGGATAAGGGGTGGATTATTGATAAAAAATGCGTATTAAACTAA
- a CDS encoding AAA family ATPase, with protein MLFSIEPKHSLRDIFNRKEEVSTFQKALQSERLIILDGLRRIGKTSLLKAVLEEFDGYHVFIDCRAYFRNNLIDAEAFDKALIKGIEKTLKLGKLKKILKSISGLSFGGFGISIEDKGQETSLAEVLKNIDEALKGKRFILAFDEAQNLRFYRKGGKDLLNLFAYTYDNLRNFVIVLTGSEIGLLHDFLGIDDPDAPLFGRYLSEIRLQRFSQDKSLEFLRKGFEELAIDVSEKVLERVVDELDGIVGYLSMYGYIYYKGNQVDALERTKEQAKKLVAKELGALIKRSMNYGYVLKAVSLHINRFSQIRTYIENNFGSISDPTLSKILNTLVKQSFLEQEYVDGVKRYSIPDPVVEYVCREMKVK; from the coding sequence ATGCTGTTCTCAATTGAGCCGAAACACTCTTTAAGAGACATATTCAACAGGAAAGAAGAGGTTAGCACATTTCAGAAAGCTTTGCAGAGCGAAAGGTTAATTATTCTCGATGGGTTGAGACGGATTGGAAAAACTTCACTCCTCAAAGCTGTGCTCGAGGAATTTGATGGTTATCATGTTTTTATAGATTGCAGAGCTTATTTCCGTAACAACCTAATTGATGCAGAAGCATTTGATAAGGCACTAATTAAAGGGATCGAAAAGACCCTTAAATTAGGAAAATTGAAGAAGATTTTAAAATCAATATCAGGACTTTCTTTTGGAGGTTTTGGAATATCTATAGAAGATAAAGGGCAGGAAACTAGTTTAGCTGAAGTGTTGAAAAATATAGATGAAGCGCTCAAAGGAAAGAGGTTCATTCTTGCATTTGATGAAGCACAGAATTTGCGCTTTTATAGAAAGGGCGGGAAGGATTTGCTTAATCTTTTTGCCTATACATACGACAATTTGAGGAATTTCGTTATTGTTCTTACAGGTTCTGAAATAGGTTTACTACACGATTTTCTGGGAATAGATGATCCAGATGCACCCTTATTCGGAAGATATTTGAGTGAGATAAGGTTGCAGAGATTTTCTCAAGATAAATCCCTTGAGTTTCTAAGGAAAGGATTTGAAGAATTGGCCATTGATGTCTCTGAAAAAGTGCTGGAAAGAGTAGTTGATGAACTCGATGGCATTGTTGGATATTTATCCATGTACGGTTATATCTACTACAAAGGCAATCAAGTGGATGCCCTGGAAAGAACTAAAGAGCAGGCAAAAAAGCTGGTAGCAAAAGAATTGGGTGCGCTTATTAAAAGGTCAATGAATTATGGTTATGTTCTCAAGGCTGTTTCTTTGCATATAAACAGATTCAGTCAGATAAGAACCTATATTGAGAATAATTTTGGAAGCATTTCAGACCCAACGTTGAGCAAGATTCTGAATACACTCGTCAAACAGAGTTTTTTGGAGCAAGAGTATGTTGATGGAGTAAAACGTTATTCAATTCCAGATCCCGTGGTGGAATATGTTTGCAGAGAGATGAAGGTGAAATGA
- a CDS encoding four helix bundle protein — protein sequence MDVEKLKVWKSAMDLAETVYKITDKFPKTEIFGITDQIRRAAVSIPSNIAEGKGRDSTKDFIRFLNIAKGSLYELQTQCILSNKIGYLSQEDFRLIIKMCETLEHRLSALIKYLKHAN from the coding sequence ATGGACGTCGAAAAACTTAAAGTCTGGAAATCAGCAATGGACTTAGCTGAAACAGTATATAAAATCACAGATAAATTCCCAAAAACAGAAATCTTTGGAATAACAGACCAAATAAGAAGAGCTGCAGTATCAATACCATCTAACATAGCGGAAGGAAAGGGTAGAGATTCAACAAAAGACTTCATAAGATTCCTCAATATAGCTAAGGGCTCATTATATGAACTACAAACCCAATGCATACTATCAAACAAAATCGGTTATCTCAGTCAAGAAGACTTTCGTTTGATAATCAAAATGTGTGAGACTCTAGAACACAGATTATCAGCTCTCATAAAGTATTTAAAGCATGCGAATTAA
- a CDS encoding DUF3467 domain-containing protein, whose product MAEKEFDIQGEVLDRYSNFVHISSSFFDFTLRFGLVEDLKSEQNKLTISNVTRVFLSPQHAKVLYKILKQQLDEYEKRFGEIKLPKEE is encoded by the coding sequence ATGGCTGAAAAGGAATTTGATATCCAGGGTGAGGTATTGGATCGTTATTCTAATTTTGTCCATATATCTTCATCGTTTTTTGATTTCACATTGAGATTTGGATTAGTAGAAGATTTGAAATCGGAACAGAATAAACTGACGATTAGCAATGTCACGCGAGTTTTTCTAAGTCCACAACATGCTAAGGTGCTTTATAAGATTCTTAAACAGCAGCTTGATGAATACGAGAAAAGATTCGGTGAAATAAAATTGCCTAAGGAGGAATAA
- a CDS encoding nucleotidyl transferase AbiEii/AbiGii toxin family protein, which produces MLSRETLQKLSEDTGYRPEILEKVLILLSWLDEAVKTPELKGKFVLKGGTALNLFLFDIPRLSVDIDLNFIGDPDRKSLNAERPGFEHFIESTFKTLELKIRNSRKTDAATSYSLRYESAMGAGGNLKIEINYQFRIPLFDPVIMDSKNIGPYKAQKVSILNLNELLASKIVAMLARKAARDFYDLYSLRNHIHEIDWKKVKIAFVVYIGLNRKNLMEISEKDLVPDKKEIKKQLLPVLNKSKLKIPFDEQINEIVSASKEIVRTVFPLKDNEEKFLSLLNNEGKIVPELLTQDTKLIQRINLQPQLIWKAKNVLLHNRHNS; this is translated from the coding sequence TTGCTTTCCAGAGAAACCCTGCAAAAACTGTCGGAAGATACAGGATATCGTCCTGAAATCCTTGAGAAGGTCTTAATACTTCTATCATGGCTTGATGAAGCTGTCAAAACACCCGAGTTAAAAGGAAAATTCGTATTAAAGGGCGGAACAGCTCTAAACCTCTTTCTGTTCGATATCCCAAGATTGTCGGTAGACATTGATCTAAATTTCATAGGAGATCCCGATCGAAAATCACTTAATGCCGAACGGCCGGGTTTTGAACATTTCATTGAATCTACATTCAAAACCCTGGAACTCAAAATTCGAAACTCACGAAAAACAGACGCTGCAACTTCATATTCCTTAAGATACGAAAGTGCTATGGGCGCCGGGGGAAACCTTAAGATCGAAATCAACTACCAATTCAGAATACCACTATTTGATCCGGTAATAATGGATTCGAAAAATATCGGCCCATACAAAGCACAAAAAGTCTCTATTCTCAACTTAAACGAACTTTTAGCTTCCAAAATTGTTGCTATGCTTGCAAGAAAAGCTGCTCGTGATTTTTATGACCTATACAGTCTCAGAAATCACATTCATGAAATCGATTGGAAAAAGGTAAAAATCGCATTTGTTGTTTATATAGGATTGAATAGAAAAAATTTAATGGAAATCTCCGAAAAAGATCTCGTACCTGACAAGAAAGAGATCAAAAAGCAACTGCTACCAGTACTGAACAAAAGCAAATTGAAAATACCTTTCGATGAACAAATCAACGAAATTGTAAGCGCATCAAAAGAAATCGTCAGGACCGTTTTTCCACTTAAAGATAACGAAGAAAAATTTCTATCGCTGCTCAACAACGAAGGCAAAATTGTACCTGAACTCTTAACTCAAGATACCAAACTTATACAAAGGATCAACCTACAACCCCAATTAATATGGAAAGCAAAAAACGTATTACTACACAATCGTCACAATTCCTGA